Proteins encoded in a region of the Zea mays cultivar B73 chromosome 4, Zm-B73-REFERENCE-NAM-5.0, whole genome shotgun sequence genome:
- the LOC100192961 gene encoding uncharacterized LOC100192961 translates to MPRDSRPAGMRLFGVTIAPAPEADPPVRDPSPNPPVAAREDVMRKCKSMGNLAALGAVVDGGGGGADGGGAGDGYLSDGGLMQSSGKRRRAQERKKAVPWTEEEHRTFLAGLEKLGKGDWRGIAKNFVTTRTPTQVASHAQKYFLRQTNPNKKKRRSSLFDMMPRELSPAPNCPILPPSMAKVHDVVAMTKQLQNSNLEGTSSSNAASQVGRDLPPVPSFKATNMDPSFSKFSHMERVWRTPYPFGPVPRAPEGTPSPTPAAAAAAAAAAANAAVPVSQANLTTACTSNTFLSQPKPSDTPSLPPKGGPPSEEDGLELTVAPPSQQNMTNMSSQNAVGVIQVI, encoded by the exons ATGCCTCGAGATTCGCGCCCAGCCGGGATGCGCCTCTTCGGCGTCACCATCGCGCCGGCGCCGGAGGCGGATCCACCGGTACGGGATCCGAGCCCCAACCCGCCCGTGGCGGCCAGGGAGGACGTGATGCGTAAGTGCAAGAGCATGGGCAACCTCGCCGCCCTTGGCGCTGTCGTGGACGGTGGAGGAGGTGGTGCGGACGGCGGAGGCGCCGGCGACGGCTACCTCTCCGATGGCGGGCTGATGCAGTCGTCCGGGAAGCGGCGGAGGGCGCAGGAGAGGAAGAAAG CTGTTCCCTGGACTGAAGAAGAGCATAGGACATTTCTTGCTGGTCTTGAAAAGCTAGGGAAGGGAGACTGGAGGGGCATAGCAAAAAATTTTGTTACCACCAGAACACCAACTCAAGTTGCAAGTCATGCTCAGAAATATTTTCTTAGGCAAACTAATCCAAACAAGAAGAAGCGCAGATCTAGTCTTTTTGACATGATGCCAAGAGAGCTG TCACCAGCACCAAATTGCCCCATATTACCACCATCGATGGCAAAAGTACACGATGTGGTAGCTATGACGAAACAACTTCAGAATAGCAACTTG GAAGGAACCTCCTCTTCAAATGCAGCATCTCAAGTTGGAAGAGATCTCCCCCCAGTTCCATCTTTTAAGGCAACAAATATGGATCCAAGTTTCAGCAAATTTAGCCACATG GAGCGCGTCTGGAGAACTCCCTACCCATTCGGACCAGTTCCCAGAGCCCCTGAAGGGACGCCTTCACCaactcctgctgctgctgctgctgctgctgctgcggctgcCAATGCAGCTGTTCCGGTCTCTCAAGCTAACCTGACGACTGCCTGTACTAGTAACACATTCTTGAGCCAGCCAAAGCCAAGTGATACTCCGTCACTGCCTCCGAAGGGAGGTCCTCCATCAGAGGAGGACGGTTTGGAACTGACTGTTGCCCCACCCTCCCAACAGAACATGACGAACATGTCTTCCCAGAATGCGGTAGGCGTGATCCAAGTCATCTAA
- the LOC100192961 gene encoding uncharacterized isoform X1, translating into MPRDSRPAGMRLFGVTIAPAPEADPPVRDPSPNPPVAAREDVMRKCKSMGNLAALGAVVDGGGGGADGGGAGDGYLSDGGLMQSSGKRRRAQERKKAVPWTEEEHRTFLAGLEKLGKGDWRGIAKNFVTTRTPTQVASHAQKYFLRQTNPNKKKRRSSLFDMMPRELSPAPNCPILPPSMAKVHDVVAMTKQLQNSNLEGTSSSNAASQVGRDLPPVPSFKATNMDPSFSKFSHMAISPLQGVYVVSESSLTKTKYGARLENSLPIRTSSQSP; encoded by the exons ATGCCTCGAGATTCGCGCCCAGCCGGGATGCGCCTCTTCGGCGTCACCATCGCGCCGGCGCCGGAGGCGGATCCACCGGTACGGGATCCGAGCCCCAACCCGCCCGTGGCGGCCAGGGAGGACGTGATGCGTAAGTGCAAGAGCATGGGCAACCTCGCCGCCCTTGGCGCTGTCGTGGACGGTGGAGGAGGTGGTGCGGACGGCGGAGGCGCCGGCGACGGCTACCTCTCCGATGGCGGGCTGATGCAGTCGTCCGGGAAGCGGCGGAGGGCGCAGGAGAGGAAGAAAG CTGTTCCCTGGACTGAAGAAGAGCATAGGACATTTCTTGCTGGTCTTGAAAAGCTAGGGAAGGGAGACTGGAGGGGCATAGCAAAAAATTTTGTTACCACCAGAACACCAACTCAAGTTGCAAGTCATGCTCAGAAATATTTTCTTAGGCAAACTAATCCAAACAAGAAGAAGCGCAGATCTAGTCTTTTTGACATGATGCCAAGAGAGCTG TCACCAGCACCAAATTGCCCCATATTACCACCATCGATGGCAAAAGTACACGATGTGGTAGCTATGACGAAACAACTTCAGAATAGCAACTTG GAAGGAACCTCCTCTTCAAATGCAGCATCTCAAGTTGGAAGAGATCTCCCCCCAGTTCCATCTTTTAAGGCAACAAATATGGATCCAAGTTTCAGCAAATTTAGCCACATG GCAATTTCGCCGCTACAGGGTGTCTATGTGGTATCAGAAAGTTCTCTTACTAAGACAAAATATG GAGCGCGTCTGGAGAACTCCCTACCCATTCGGACCAGTTCCCAGAGCCCCTGA